The Nymphaea colorata isolate Beijing-Zhang1983 chromosome 5, ASM883128v2, whole genome shotgun sequence DNA segment AGTCCCGCCGATTTGGTCCACAAACCGGTTTTTACAACTCGTATCGACTTATAGTTTTAAGTGTCTTGGATCCGAACGAACCAAGAACATCTAGATTTTTTACTCGAGTCCGATCCGTTTAGTGTCTCCAGGAAAAGGATCATCATAGTCCGCTGTCCGCCCCAACGGTTGTTGGGTGGACTAGGGCTTTTCTCTGTAGGATCAGGGTTTCACTCTTCCCTTCCCCGTTCCCACGTTGTGAGCGAGAGAGATCTTCTCAGATCGTCAGGATGTCGATGTATGCTTTTGCAATTCTCTCTccttcaattcattttcttcgttatgtttctctttctttgattcTATTGAtgttctcttctctcttctgcTATGCTGATGTTGCTTTCTGATTGTCCTTCCCTTCAATTTGTCTGGTACTTCCAACGTCCTGATCTGTGCCGGTgttggtttttcctttcattgtcgagcttcttgttttttttttttttattgtgtgtTGGAGTGGTTTGATTCTTCGAACAAATTAGAGCTcgaattttcaaacttttaggTCATTGGTTTCGTGGGTCTAATTGGTCCAAAATTTTAGCTGTGAGTCCTTCATAAAAAGAGTAGTCATCAAGCATTTCTCGATTCATTGTTAGGTTTCGAACCCTGGCATTGAATCGAAGCCGTGTTTGTCTACGTTTCCATGTTTCCCAATTAAAAAGAATCAGAACGATTTTCCTTGTTTGGGCACCCGTGCGTTTAGCTAATCTGTTGAATAATGGAACTAATTCCCTCTATGAGTGGGTTTGTGTTTTCTACGTGTCTGGTACTCATATTTTCTGCTGCAATTCGGGGTTGTATTCATCAccgaaattttttatttctgctACTTTACATCGTTGCACcctctattatatatatatatatatatatagtgctgTACAACCTCTCGTTCTCTtcaagagagggagaaagggccTTAGTTTGCCGACCTGCAGGAAAAAGTAAGAGCATGAGAAAATAGAAACATGGGATGAAGTAGCTTGGGTACAAATAGTCAAGTTGCTCGATCTTCGGTCATAAAAGCTCCATTCGAGCTTGAGTTGTAGAAGCTCAGCAGCTTGACTTGTTCACTGACCAAGTTTACTTTAAGCTAGTGGTTAGTTGGACTAGTTACAATTTACATGAGCTGTGCTGTAGTTGGGTAGGCTTGACTGGCCTAGTCTCATTTTAGCTTATTCTACAACTTATTTTACCAGCACCACTAGTAGCTTTACTAAGTAAGGCACTTTTATGCACATTCTAAGTTAGCTCTTCCTTTCAAAACTCTTGTTTCctcttgaattaaaattttttcaataaagtTTTCTTCTTATACTTGGATCAGGTGGGCTCGAAATTTCTTGAACTCAATCGAGTTTTTCtctacaatatttttttttttatttgaatggaTATGAACAAACTAGAATTTTATTCAGCAGCCAATTATTGAGGTGGGGTGTTGAGATGCACTAGCGATGAGTCCATGTGGGTGTGTGATGCATTTACTAAGTAGGGTtgttttggttgtgtatgcaaTTTGCATGCTTCTATTAATAATAATGGTTCTTTTTGTGAGTTGACGGCTCGTTGTGTTGACCTTGATTTGCAAGTGTATTCTTTCCTACTCCCGTGAAGTTTATAGCATTCatcatatttgtttttctacGGTGAACTTTGCAGGGAGGAAGGTCCTACAGTTGCTGCCGAGTCACCAGCACCGGCTTTAGGAGAGCCAATGGACATCATGACAGCTTTACAACTTGTTCTAAAGAAATCACTTGCTCATGATGGGCTTGCTCGTGGCCTCCATGAAGGAGCCAAAGCAGTTGAGAAGCATGCAGCACAACTCTGTGTGCTTGCTGAGGATTGCGACCAGCCAGATTATGTGAAGCTGGTTCGTGCGCTCTGTGCTGACCA contains these protein-coding regions:
- the LOC116253963 gene encoding 40S ribosomal protein S12-like, whose translation is MSMEEGPTVAAESPAPALGEPMDIMTALQLVLKKSLAHDGLARGLHEGAKAVEKHAAQLCVLAEDCDQPDYVKLVRALCADHNVSLISVPSAKTLGEWAGLCKIDSEGKARKVVGCSCVVVKDYGEESEGLHIVQEYVKSH